The genomic segment TATCTTTTATCAAGCTATGTCTCTCTCTTTTGTTCAACGACAGCCGCTTGTTGGCACGTTAAGGCAGATAGGAGTGTCTACAAAAGAGCTTATTTTGGCTATGGGGATAGAAGTATTTCTATGGGTTATAGTCGGTTGGGTTAGTGGTAATTTCTTTGGTTTAATATTGGCAAACCAGTTAATACCAACGGTATCTAATAGTTTATATTCACTCTATAACGCAGACGTAGATCTTTTGATCTCATGGAGTTGGAGCTATCAAAGCTTATGGATGGCCATCTTAGGTTGTATTTTGGCTTGTGGTTGGCCACTTTACCGTCTATTAAGCATTGAACCTATTCGCTTAACTGCACGTTTGTCTATCGCTCGTTTTGCAGGTAAAGAGTTTGAAGTTCAAGCCATTGTTGCGTGTGTATTTTTTGTAGCAGCTTATTTAATTAATTTACTGCCTCATAGCCATGAAAATGGATTTTACCTTATTGGCTTTTTAATGATTAGTGTTGGTTTAATAACCCCATATATTATTTGGAAGTTCTTTGATTGGTTATCTTATCGACTACCTTCAGCAAAAGCACGGTGGTTTTTCTCTGATTCTGCAGCTAGCCTAAGTTATCGTGGTGTTGCAGCAATGGCCTTTATGTTGGCGTTGGCCTCCAATATTGGTGTTGAAACTATGGTCGGAAGCTTTAGAGCAACAACTAATAACTGGCTTGAACAGCGCCTCGCTGCTGATATTTATATTCAACCAAGTAAAGCTTCTGCTAGTCGTATTAGCTACTGGTTGGAAAAGCAACCAGAAGTAGAATCGGTATGGAGACAGTGGCAAATAGATTATCAAACTGAATATGGTAATCTTGAGATTTTAAGCACAGGAGCTACTCTTGGAGAGAAGAGTGCACTGACTATGAAAGTGGCTATTCCTGAATTTTGGTATTCACTTCATCATCGTCGTAGCGTATTAATTAGCGAATCAATGGCTTTGAAATGGGATTTAAAACCAGGGGATTATTTAGATTTACCAGTACCTATGGGAGACAACTGGCAGATCTCTGGTGTCTATTATGACTACGGTAATCCTTATAATCAGTTACTGCTTTCTCATAAAACGTGGTTAAAAGCATTTGGTGGACAAGGAAAGACCGGAATAGGGATTGTGCTTACGGATAAAGATCAACGCACAGAGTTAATAGATAGGATTTTAAAGCAGTATCGATTACCAATTGAACAAATAAGTGATAATAATTCGATTCAAATTCAAGCAATGAAGGTTTTTGACCGTACCTTTATTGTGACTGACACATTAGGTAATTTGACATTAATTATTGCTGTATTTGGGCTGTTTTTCGCTACATTGGTTGGTGAGATCTCTCGTCAGAGACAAACTGCTTTATTACGTTGTTTAGGTTTGTCAGGAAAAGAATTGATCTTATTAGGTGGTTTACAATTACTTACTATTGGGTTATTTACCATTTTGATCGCGTTGCCTTTAGGGTTGGTTCTCTCTCAGTTACTAATTGATATTGTTATGAAATATGCATTTGGATGGACAATGGAAATTAACTATTATCCATTAGAATATCTACGAACATTCATGTGGACATTATTCGTTTTAACAATTG from the Aliivibrio wodanis genome contains:
- a CDS encoding predicted permease, whose product is MLFPVAKALFGHYRKHPLQIFLVWLGLTLGVSLLVGVLAINNHAKTSYSEGEKLFSNPFPNRIRAIQESITIPQAFYINLRRAGYSSCMPVQTLHLETKNDIDISLVGIDPIALMQISVKNLASTEDMLSLIRPPFPVLVSQPLASYFGLSDGDYIDLQNESNVGPIIIDKNQRLSGSRIFSDIALTKMLGHKTGLDIILCGEISDKKKARLERMLPRGLQLETHKESGLTALTKAFHTNLLAMGMLSFVVGLFIFYQAMSLSFVQRQPLVGTLRQIGVSTKELILAMGIEVFLWVIVGWVSGNFFGLILANQLIPTVSNSLYSLYNADVDLLISWSWSYQSLWMAILGCILACGWPLYRLLSIEPIRLTARLSIARFAGKEFEVQAIVACVFFVAAYLINLLPHSHENGFYLIGFLMISVGLITPYIIWKFFDWLSYRLPSAKARWFFSDSAASLSYRGVAAMAFMLALASNIGVETMVGSFRATTNNWLEQRLAADIYIQPSKASASRISYWLEKQPEVESVWRQWQIDYQTEYGNLEILSTGATLGEKSALTMKVAIPEFWYSLHHRRSVLISESMALKWDLKPGDYLDLPVPMGDNWQISGVYYDYGNPYNQLLLSHKTWLKAFGGQGKTGIGIVLTDKDQRTELIDRILKQYRLPIEQISDNNSIQIQAMKVFDRTFIVTDTLGNLTLIIAVFGLFFATLVGEISRQRQTALLRCLGLSGKELILLGGLQLLTIGLFTILIALPLGLVLSQLLIDIVMKYAFGWTMEINYYPLEYLRTFMWTLFVLTIAGAATVWRVTKRQAITSLRESL